The proteins below come from a single Oenanthe melanoleuca isolate GR-GAL-2019-014 chromosome Z, OMel1.0, whole genome shotgun sequence genomic window:
- the CDC37L1 gene encoding hsp90 co-chaperone Cdc37-like 1 — protein MALWSPRSRDGGAPEGEDEERAQAAAFRQRLPEVQTYSQGIELACQKEREFVKHSVECTWNLAEAQQKFGSLALHNSESCDQESAQARTEAAELRWREEEWRRKEEALKQRERQNLWNTDPVSKEVFNKSFINQKRKEIEDEAVSEPLMQKHEQKIRHFGMLSRWDDSQRFLSDHPYLVCEETSRYLMLWCFHLEAEQKRALMEQVAHQAVVMQFIIEIARSCNVDPRGCFRLFFQKAKTGEGYFEAFKNELEAFKTRVRIWSQSHGFQTMLLHDLNVSPGCMGEWTSFLQNTGDLQGSINTDACSFNSVIQRDEEESKMMDTL, from the exons ATGGCGCTGTGGTCGCCGCGTTCCCGGGACGGCGGCGCCCCGGagggggaggatgaggagcgGGCACAGGCTGCCGCCTTCCGCCAGCGCTTGCCGGAGGTGCAG ACATACAGCCAAGGGATTGAATTAGCCTGCCAAAAAGAAAGAGAGTTTGTGAAGCATTCTGTAGAATGCACATGGAACCTAGCAGAAGCCCAGCAAAAATTTGGTAGTTTAGCACTGCATAATTCAGAATCCTGCGATCAGGAATCTGCTCAAGCAAGGACAGAAGCTGCCGAGTTGAGATGGAGAGAGGAAgagtggagaagaaaagaagaagcaCTAAAGCAGAGGGAACGACAGAATCTATGGAACACAGATCCTGTTAGTAAAGAAGTCTTTAATAAG AGTTTTATtaatcaaaaaagaaaagaaattgaagaTGAAGCTGTGTCTGAACCACTTATGCAAAAACATGAACAAAAGATTAGACACTTTG GCATGCTGAGCAGATGGGATGATAGTCAAAGGTTTCTGTCTGATCACCCATACCTTGTATGTGAAGAAACATCTAGGTATCTCATGTTGTGGTGTTTTCATCTAGAAGCTGAACAG aaaagagcCCTGATGGAGCAAGTAGCACACCAGGCAGTTGTAATGCAGTTTATTATAGAAATTGCCAGAAGCTGCAATGTGGATCCAAGAGGATGTTTTCGTCTCTTTTTCCAAAAAGCCAAA aCAGGAGAAGGCTACTTTGAGGCCTTTAAAAATGAACTTGAGGCATTCAAGACGAGAGTGAGAATCTGGTCACAATCACATGGCTTTCAAACAATGTTACTCCATGATCTCAATGTCAGTCCTGGTTGCATGGGAGAATGGACATCCTTTTTACAG AACACAGGAGATCTACAAGGTTCCATAAACACAGATGCCTGCAGTTTCAACTCTGTGATACAAAGAGATGAAGAAGAATCCAAAATGATGGACACATTATAG